One part of the Tolypothrix sp. PCC 7910 genome encodes these proteins:
- a CDS encoding tyrosine-type recombinase/integrase, with product MTSIHPENLSVLENSLALAIGEDFSLENDPDVIQQLIGDKRSENTKREYQKDLKDFFLFVVKKEPSRDLVLEFLHLEQRHAVAVVLKYKAHLIKKKLAEATVNRRLSAIKSMVEMGRRLGVCNFSLDDVKGERVETYRDTTGIPATDYAKVIALVDQNTLKGKRDYAILRLLWDNGLRRNEIVNLNVRDFNAKEKTLSILGKGKGSQKEVLDLSDKTASSLASWIKASKKKRGDDPLFTVLAYHKNGARLTGEAIRRLVDGLCKQAGITKKMSPHRVRHSAITTVLDLNNGNYRATQRFSRHAQVQTVLKYDDNRQRLQKQMSDSISELI from the coding sequence ATGACATCGATTCACCCTGAAAATTTGAGTGTTTTGGAGAACTCGCTGGCGTTGGCGATCGGTGAGGATTTTTCTCTGGAGAATGACCCCGATGTTATCCAGCAGTTGATTGGGGATAAGCGGAGTGAGAACACCAAGCGCGAATACCAAAAAGATTTGAAAGACTTCTTCCTGTTTGTCGTTAAGAAAGAACCCAGTCGGGATTTGGTTTTGGAGTTTCTTCACCTGGAACAGCGTCATGCTGTTGCTGTGGTTCTCAAGTATAAGGCACACCTAATTAAGAAAAAACTGGCTGAAGCTACAGTGAATCGTCGCCTCAGTGCTATCAAGTCAATGGTAGAGATGGGGCGACGCTTGGGGGTCTGCAATTTCTCTTTAGATGATGTCAAAGGTGAAAGGGTCGAAACCTATCGAGACACTACAGGAATTCCAGCGACTGACTATGCTAAGGTCATAGCGCTAGTTGACCAGAATACTTTAAAGGGCAAACGCGATTATGCCATCCTGCGATTACTTTGGGATAATGGCTTGCGCCGTAATGAGATAGTCAATTTAAATGTGCGTGACTTTAACGCCAAAGAAAAAACGCTCTCAATCCTGGGTAAAGGTAAGGGTAGCCAGAAGGAAGTGCTTGACTTATCAGACAAAACTGCCTCTTCTCTTGCCAGTTGGATTAAAGCTTCTAAGAAAAAACGTGGTGATGACCCGCTGTTTACAGTGTTGGCTTATCACAAGAATGGAGCAAGATTAACTGGGGAAGCAATTAGGCGATTGGTGGATGGGCTATGTAAGCAAGCCGGAATTACTAAGAAGATGTCACCCCATCGTGTCCGCCACAGTGCGATTACTACAGTATTGGATTTGAATAATGGCAACTACCGTGCTACCCAGCGCTTTAGCAGACACGCCCAAGTGCAAACGGTTTTGAAATATGATGATAACCGCCAGCGTTTGCAAAAGCAGATGAGTGACTCGATATCAGAACTCATCTAG
- the psb34 gene encoding photosystem II assembly protein Psb34, translating to MYTTINESGILNNYATEPQLYYAEYPNQEMQNRYKFQGAIATLIVTTLVLVALGVS from the coding sequence ATGTATACCACTATTAATGAAAGCGGCATTCTTAATAACTACGCAACTGAACCCCAACTTTATTACGCTGAATATCCAAACCAAGAGATGCAAAATCGTTACAAGTTTCAAGGTGCGATCGCTACTTTAATCGTTACCACTCTAGTTTTGGTTGCCTTGGGTGTTAGCTAA